The Flavobacterium faecale genome has a segment encoding these proteins:
- the leuB gene encoding 3-isopropylmalate dehydrogenase, whose protein sequence is MNLKIAVLAGDGIGPEVVLQAMKALNATALMFDHEFIFEEALIGAAAIDKTGKPLPEQTLNLCLNTEAVLFGAIGDLKYDNDPEAKIRPEQGLFQLRNALGLFANSKSIKPYEGLLSSSPLKKEIIEGTDFLIYRELSGGIYFDEKTLSEDGKVATDLCKYTEEQILRIAHLAFKAAQKRNNIVTLIDKANVLETSRLWRKVVTEVSKEYPSVELNYLFVDNAAKQIVAKPKQFDVILIENLFGDILSEVASVITGSIGMLASSSIGASHTLFEPVHGTFHQAKGKNIANPFASILSAALLLEHFGLVKEAKKIHEAVEKAIALKVVTTDLNPESKFGTNEVGDFVSNFILNKQDLLYFNNDNVSIGQSTIV, encoded by the coding sequence ATGAATTTAAAAATAGCTGTACTTGCAGGGGACGGAATAGGTCCCGAGGTAGTTCTTCAAGCCATGAAAGCATTGAATGCAACTGCTTTGATGTTTGACCACGAGTTTATTTTTGAAGAAGCTCTCATTGGAGCTGCGGCTATAGATAAAACAGGAAAGCCTTTACCGGAGCAAACATTGAATTTATGTTTGAATACAGAGGCTGTGCTATTTGGCGCTATCGGAGACTTGAAATATGACAACGATCCAGAGGCGAAAATTCGTCCAGAACAAGGGTTGTTTCAATTGAGAAACGCGCTAGGTTTATTTGCAAACAGTAAATCAATCAAGCCTTATGAAGGTTTACTCTCTAGCTCTCCTTTGAAAAAAGAAATTATTGAAGGAACTGATTTTCTGATTTACAGAGAACTTTCAGGCGGAATTTATTTCGATGAAAAAACCTTGAGCGAAGACGGAAAAGTAGCCACTGATTTGTGTAAATACACCGAGGAACAAATTTTGAGAATTGCTCATTTGGCTTTTAAAGCAGCACAAAAGAGGAACAATATCGTGACACTTATTGATAAGGCAAACGTATTGGAAACTTCAAGATTATGGCGCAAAGTGGTAACTGAGGTAAGTAAAGAATACCCATCTGTTGAACTTAATTATTTATTTGTAGATAATGCTGCCAAACAAATCGTTGCCAAACCTAAGCAATTTGATGTTATTCTTATCGAAAATTTATTTGGTGATATTTTATCAGAGGTTGCAAGTGTAATTACGGGTTCTATTGGAATGTTGGCATCAAGTTCTATTGGGGCTTCACATACTTTATTCGAACCAGTTCACGGAACTTTTCACCAAGCTAAAGGGAAGAATATTGCTAATCCATTTGCCTCAATCTTATCAGCAGCTTTGCTGTTAGAACATTTTGGTTTGGTAAAAGAAGCAAAAAAAATACACGAAGCGGTCGAAAAAGCAATTGCTTTGAAGGTCGTCACCACCGACTTGAATCCAGAGTCAAAATTCGGAACGAATGAAGTTGGAGATTTTGTTTCCAATTTTATTCTAAACAAGCAAGATTTATTATACTTCAACAATGACAATGTAAGTATAGGACAATCAACAATAGTATAA
- the ilvB gene encoding biosynthetic-type acetolactate synthase large subunit, with protein METTKISGAEAVIRCLLEEGANLVYGYPGGAIMPVYDELYKFQDQLHHVLVRHEQGAAHAAQGFARATGKVGVCIATSGPGATNLVTGIADAQIDSTPLVCITGQVGKHLLGSDAFQETDIIGISTPVTKWNYQITEAHEIPEIMAKAFYIARSGRPGPVLIDITKNAQFDLLDFSYTKCTDIRSYHPKPILNEEKVKDAAAIINKAKKPMIIFGQGIVLSEAEAELKALVEKAGIPAAWTILGLSALPTDHDLNVGMVGMHGNYGPNMLTNECDVLIALGMRFDDRVTGNLQTYAKQAKVLHFEIDPAEIDKNVKSEVAVLADLKDALTALLPLIEKKSHTEWHNEFKRHYDIELEAVINEELAPTNGKGISMGETIEMINKHSHADAIMVSDVGQHQMFTCRYSKFNQTKSNVTSGGLGTMGFALPAAIGAKMGRPDREVVAVIGDGGFQMNIQELGTINQTKVPVKIVVLNNEFLGMVRQWQELFFDNRYASTVMVNPNFCAIAEGYYIKARKVTKREELDEAVAEMMASKEAYFLEVMVEKENNVFPMIPTGASVSDIRLS; from the coding sequence ATGGAAACAACTAAAATAAGCGGGGCAGAAGCCGTTATAAGATGCTTACTAGAAGAAGGCGCAAATTTGGTTTATGGTTATCCAGGAGGAGCAATCATGCCAGTTTACGACGAATTATATAAATTTCAAGATCAATTGCATCACGTTCTTGTACGTCATGAGCAGGGTGCTGCACATGCTGCACAAGGTTTTGCTAGAGCAACAGGTAAGGTGGGTGTGTGTATCGCAACTTCAGGACCTGGTGCAACAAACTTAGTAACTGGAATTGCAGATGCGCAAATTGACTCTACACCTTTGGTATGTATTACTGGACAAGTCGGGAAACATTTGCTTGGTTCTGATGCTTTTCAAGAAACAGACATTATCGGAATATCGACTCCGGTAACCAAATGGAATTATCAAATTACAGAAGCACATGAGATTCCAGAGATCATGGCCAAAGCTTTTTATATCGCTCGATCAGGCCGACCAGGTCCAGTATTGATTGATATTACCAAAAATGCTCAATTTGACTTATTAGACTTTAGCTATACAAAATGTACCGATATCCGTAGCTACCATCCAAAACCAATTCTTAATGAAGAAAAAGTTAAAGATGCTGCTGCAATTATCAATAAGGCCAAAAAGCCTATGATTATTTTTGGTCAAGGTATTGTTTTGAGCGAAGCAGAAGCAGAGTTGAAAGCATTGGTTGAAAAAGCAGGTATACCAGCGGCTTGGACTATTTTGGGACTATCAGCTTTGCCTACCGATCATGATTTAAATGTTGGTATGGTGGGTATGCATGGAAACTATGGACCTAATATGCTAACCAACGAGTGTGATGTTTTGATCGCTCTTGGAATGCGTTTTGATGACCGTGTTACCGGAAATTTACAAACGTATGCAAAGCAAGCTAAAGTTTTACATTTCGAAATTGATCCAGCAGAGATTGATAAAAACGTAAAATCAGAAGTTGCTGTTTTAGCAGATTTGAAAGACGCCTTAACAGCTTTATTGCCTTTGATCGAAAAAAAATCGCATACAGAATGGCATAATGAATTTAAAAGACATTATGATATCGAACTAGAGGCAGTTATCAATGAAGAGTTAGCACCAACCAATGGAAAAGGAATTTCAATGGGAGAAACAATCGAAATGATTAACAAGCACTCTCATGCAGATGCTATTATGGTTTCGGATGTAGGTCAACATCAAATGTTTACTTGTCGTTACTCAAAATTCAACCAAACCAAAAGTAATGTAACTTCTGGAGGATTGGGAACTATGGGTTTCGCCTTGCCAGCAGCAATTGGAGCAAAAATGGGTAGACCAGACCGCGAAGTAGTTGCCGTAATTGGCGATGGTGGTTTTCAAATGAACATTCAAGAGTTAGGTACAATTAACCAAACTAAAGTTCCGGTTAAGATTGTAGTGCTAAACAATGAATTTTTAGGAATGGTTCGCCAATGGCAAGAATTGTTTTTCGATAATAGATATGCTTCTACCGTAATGGTTAATCCAAACTTTTGCGCTATTGCAGAAGGGTATTATATCAAAGCAAGAAAAGTAACCAAAAGAGAAGAACTAGACGAAGCGGTTGCCGAAATGATGGCATCCAAAGAGGCTTACTTCTTGGAGGTTATGGTAGAAAAAGAAAATAACGTATTCCCAATGATACCTACAGGAGCTTCGGTTTCAGATATCAGATTATCATAA
- the ilvN gene encoding acetolactate synthase small subunit has product MENKTFTISVYSENNVGLLNRISGIFLKRHINILSLNVSESEIENVSRFIIVVDTTEKWVQNIVGQIEKQIEVIKAFYHVDDETIFLENALFKIDSSLLFDERQIQNIIKESNSEIVTVSRKFFVISKSGRRSEIEEVHEKLKPFGIMQFVRSGRISVSKEPMEISTLLQELNINKY; this is encoded by the coding sequence ATGGAAAATAAAACATTCACCATTTCAGTATATTCAGAAAACAATGTAGGGTTGTTGAATCGCATCTCAGGTATCTTTTTGAAGAGACATATCAATATTTTGAGTCTTAATGTTTCAGAATCAGAAATCGAAAACGTTTCAAGATTCATTATAGTTGTAGATACGACAGAGAAATGGGTCCAAAATATAGTAGGACAAATAGAAAAGCAAATCGAGGTGATTAAAGCATTTTATCATGTAGATGATGAAACTATTTTTCTCGAAAATGCTTTGTTCAAAATAGATTCTAGTTTGCTTTTCGACGAAAGACAAATTCAGAATATTATCAAAGAAAGCAATTCTGAAATCGTTACGGTTTCAAGAAAATTCTTTGTCATTTCAAAATCAGGAAGACGTTCTGAAATTGAAGAAGTACACGAAAAATTAAAACCTTTTGGAATCATGCAATTTGTGCGTTCAGGCCGAATTTCAGTTTCGAAAGAACCAATGGAGATATCAACATTATTACAAGAATTAAATATAAATAAATACTAA
- the ilvD gene encoding dihydroxy-acid dehydratase: protein MELNKYSKTITQDETQPASQAMLYALGLTEEDLKKAQVGIVSMGYDGNPCNMHLNDLAKDIKTGVWKEDLVGLIFNTIGVSDGISNGNDGMRFSLVSRDVIADSIETVMGAQWYDGLIAVPGCDKNMPGALMAMGRVNRPSIMVYGGSIHPGKWKGEDLNIVSAFEALGKKIKNTITPEDFKGVIQNACPGAGACGGMYTANTMSSAIEALGMSLPYSSSNPALSPEKKQECVDAGAAIKILLEKDIKPRDIMTRKAFENAITIVAVLGGSTNAVMHLIAMAHSVGIELTLKDFQDISDKTPLLADLKPSGKYLMEDLHNVGGVPGVMKYLLKVGLLHGDCLTVTGKTIAENLASVPDLQDGQEVIFEIQKALKATGNIQILYGNVASEGCVAKISGKEGEFFEGTAVVFEGEKQVIKGIQGGEVKPGNVVIIRYCGPKGGPGMSEMLKPTSAIMGAGLGNTVALITDGRFSGGSHGFVVGHVTPEAYEGGGIALIENGDVITIDAVNNTINMKISDEEYAKRKAAWKQPVSPIKQGVLLKYMRSVSSASEGCVTDK from the coding sequence ATGGAATTAAATAAATACAGTAAGACGATCACTCAAGATGAAACACAACCAGCTTCTCAAGCTATGTTGTATGCACTTGGACTAACTGAAGAAGATTTAAAAAAAGCACAAGTAGGTATTGTAAGTATGGGTTACGATGGGAATCCATGTAACATGCACTTAAACGACTTGGCAAAAGATATTAAAACAGGTGTCTGGAAAGAAGATTTAGTAGGTTTGATCTTTAACACAATTGGTGTTAGTGACGGAATCTCAAATGGTAATGACGGAATGCGTTTTTCATTGGTATCTCGTGATGTAATTGCAGATTCTATTGAAACAGTAATGGGAGCACAATGGTACGATGGATTGATTGCTGTTCCTGGTTGCGATAAAAATATGCCTGGTGCTTTGATGGCAATGGGTAGAGTAAACCGTCCATCTATTATGGTATACGGTGGATCTATTCACCCAGGAAAATGGAAAGGTGAAGATTTGAATATCGTTTCTGCTTTTGAAGCTTTAGGAAAAAAAATAAAAAATACAATTACACCAGAGGATTTTAAAGGTGTAATTCAAAATGCTTGTCCAGGTGCTGGTGCTTGCGGAGGTATGTATACTGCAAACACAATGTCATCTGCAATTGAAGCTTTGGGAATGAGTTTGCCGTACAGCTCATCAAACCCTGCTTTGAGTCCAGAGAAAAAACAAGAATGTGTTGATGCTGGTGCAGCGATCAAAATATTATTGGAGAAAGATATCAAACCTAGAGATATTATGACTCGTAAAGCATTCGAAAATGCAATTACGATTGTAGCAGTTCTAGGAGGTTCTACAAATGCTGTAATGCACTTAATTGCAATGGCACATTCAGTAGGAATCGAATTGACACTTAAAGATTTTCAAGATATTAGTGATAAAACACCTTTATTGGCTGATTTAAAACCTAGTGGAAAATACCTAATGGAAGACTTACACAATGTTGGTGGTGTTCCAGGAGTAATGAAATATTTATTAAAAGTTGGATTATTACACGGTGACTGTTTGACTGTAACTGGAAAAACTATCGCTGAGAATTTAGCATCTGTACCTGACTTACAAGACGGTCAAGAGGTTATTTTCGAAATTCAAAAAGCATTAAAAGCGACTGGAAATATTCAGATATTGTACGGAAACGTAGCTTCTGAAGGATGTGTGGCTAAAATTAGTGGAAAAGAAGGTGAATTTTTCGAAGGTACAGCAGTAGTTTTCGAAGGAGAAAAGCAAGTAATTAAAGGAATCCAAGGTGGAGAAGTAAAACCAGGAAATGTAGTTATTATTCGTTACTGCGGACCAAAAGGTGGACCAGGAATGTCGGAGATGCTAAAACCAACTTCTGCTATTATGGGAGCTGGATTAGGAAACACAGTAGCCTTGATTACAGACGGACGTTTCTCTGGAGGATCACACGGATTTGTAGTAGGACACGTTACTCCTGAAGCTTATGAAGGTGGAGGAATAGCTTTAATCGAAAATGGTGATGTGATTACCATTGATGCTGTGAACAACACCATCAATATGAAGATTTCTGATGAAGAATATGCAAAACGTAAAGCTGCATGGAAACAACCAGTATCTCCAATCAAACAAGGGGTTTTACTTAAATATATGAGATCGGTTTCAAGTGCATCTGAAGGATGTGTAACTGATAAATAG
- a CDS encoding 2-isopropylmalate synthase — MNREKVQIFDTTLRDGEQVPGCKLDTKQKLVIAERLDGMGVDVIEAGFPVSSPGDFLSVSEISKIVKNATVCGLTRAVKNDIDVAAAALKHAKRPRIHTGIGTSQSHIIHKLNTTPEDIIARAVFAVAHAKTYVEDVEFYAEDAGRTDNAFLARVCEEVIKAGATVLNIPDTTGYCLPHEYGEKIKYLKENVKGIENVTISCHCHNDLGMATANSIAGAMNGARQIECTINGIGERAGNTALEEVVMIFKQHPYLNLYTDIDAKQLNEMSRLVSDSMGMMVQPNKAIVGSNAFAHSSGIHQDGVIKNRETYEIMDPLEVGVNESSIILTARSGRAALAYRAKKVGYELTKVQLDLVYVEFLKYADIKKEVMDDDIHQIIEASNLQDDLVRN, encoded by the coding sequence ATGAATAGAGAGAAAGTTCAAATTTTTGATACGACTTTAAGAGACGGAGAACAAGTTCCAGGATGCAAATTAGATACCAAACAAAAACTCGTTATTGCTGAACGATTGGATGGAATGGGAGTAGATGTTATCGAAGCTGGATTCCCTGTATCGAGTCCTGGTGATTTTTTATCTGTTTCAGAGATTAGCAAAATTGTAAAAAATGCAACCGTATGTGGACTTACACGTGCAGTAAAAAATGATATTGATGTTGCAGCTGCAGCCTTGAAGCATGCCAAAAGACCTCGTATACACACAGGTATTGGTACCTCACAATCACACATTATACACAAGTTAAATACAACACCTGAAGATATAATAGCTAGAGCAGTCTTTGCAGTAGCTCACGCCAAAACCTATGTTGAAGACGTAGAGTTTTATGCAGAAGATGCTGGTAGAACAGATAACGCTTTCTTGGCTCGAGTCTGTGAAGAAGTCATAAAAGCAGGTGCTACAGTACTTAATATTCCTGACACCACAGGGTATTGTTTGCCACACGAATACGGTGAAAAAATTAAATATTTAAAAGAAAACGTAAAGGGTATCGAAAACGTTACGATTTCTTGCCACTGTCATAACGATTTGGGTATGGCGACTGCAAATTCTATCGCAGGTGCTATGAACGGCGCAAGACAAATTGAATGTACTATTAATGGAATAGGTGAGCGTGCAGGAAATACAGCCCTTGAAGAAGTGGTAATGATTTTCAAACAACACCCATACCTAAACTTATATACTGATATTGATGCAAAGCAATTAAACGAAATGAGTCGTTTGGTATCAGATTCTATGGGGATGATGGTGCAGCCTAATAAAGCAATTGTTGGTTCGAATGCATTTGCTCACAGTTCTGGAATTCACCAAGATGGTGTAATTAAGAACAGAGAGACCTATGAAATCATGGATCCATTAGAAGTGGGTGTGAATGAGTCATCAATCATCTTGACAGCAAGAAGCGGTAGAGCAGCCTTGGCATACAGAGCGAAAAAAGTAGGTTATGAATTGACAAAAGTGCAATTGGACCTTGTTTATGTTGAGTTTTTGAAATACGCAGATATTAAGAAAGAAGTAATGGATGATGATATACATCAAATCATTGAAGCTTCTAATTTACAAGACGATTTAGTTAGAAATTAA